The stretch of DNA GCTCCGAGCGGATCCAAATCCTGATCGACATCGCCGGACGGTTCAAGAAGGTGGTGGTGCCGGAGAGCGTGGCGACGCGCCCCTTTCCGGAGGACCACAAGGTCCCGGGATGCGAGTCGCAGGCTTACGTCTGGGCCACCGACCTGCCGGATGGCACTCTCAAGTACACCTTCGCCGTCGAGAACCCCCAGGGAATCTCCGCCATGGCGACCTCGGTCATTCTGGCGGAGACTCTTTCCGGCGCACCGCTGCGACAGATTCTCCAGGTCCCCAAGGACATCATCTACACCATCTTTGGCGATGAGCTCTCCATGGGGAAAAGCATGGGGCTGATGGGGATCATCGCAATGGTGCAGCACCTTGCCCGGCGCAAGCTGGAAGAGCAGGGCTCCGGATCCCCTGCGGCTTAGTGTCTAGCTGCCGGAATCCCTGCTCCGGCGCAGGGGCATCGGAGGCGGCGCCTCCAGGAAGAGCGGCTCTCCAGTGGAAGGATGCTCCAGCTGAAGCCTGTGGGAGTGCAGCAGGAACCCGCCTTCGCCCGGACGGGACGTCGTTCCGGGCAGAGGCACCCCGCCGGGACCGTAGAGAGGATCGCCGGACAGCGGATGGCCTGACGCCGCCAGGTGGATGCGCGCCTGGTGCGGCCTTCCCGTGACGATCTCGATCTCCACCAGAGCTTGATTCTCCCTTGCCTCCAGGACCTCGACGCGGCTGAGCGAAGGCTTGCCTGCCGCGGTCGCGGCATGGACGAAGCCTCCCTCGCGATGCGGAATCTTCCCGATCGGAACGTCGACCGTGAACGATTGTCTCAGCGGCACTCCGGCGACGAGCGCGCGGTAAGACTTGCGCACCTTCCCCGCGCTCCAGTCGCGGGACAGGCGGGCGGCCGCCGGGCGGTTTCGCGAGCACAGCACCAGGCCCGTGGCCGGGCGCCCGATCCGGTGCAATGGCGACGCTTCGGGGTACCGCCGTCGCAGGAGTGCCAGGAGCGTGTGCTCCAGGTAGCCGCCTCCCGGGAGCGTCGGAAGACCGGCC from Candidatus Polarisedimenticolia bacterium encodes:
- a CDS encoding SufE family protein, producing the protein SERIQILIDIAGRFKKVVVPESVATRPFPEDHKVPGCESQAYVWATDLPDGTLKYTFAVENPQGISAMATSVILAETLSGAPLRQILQVPKDIIYTIFGDELSMGKSMGLMGIIAMVQHLARRKLEEQGSGSPAA
- a CDS encoding pseudouridine synthase — encoded protein: MNRGYEYRGPVQGAAAGETLLDYLARRYPHTAGPEWELRILSGSVLLDEQPARPGAVLRGSETLTWKRPGWDEPTAPLSFALLHRDADLLAVLKPAGLPTLPGGGYLEHTLLALLRRRYPEASPLHRIGRPATGLVLCSRNRPAAARLSRDWSAGKVRKSYRALVAGVPLRQSFTVDVPIGKIPHREGGFVHAATAAGKPSLSRVEVLEARENQALVEIEIVTGRPHQARIHLAASGHPLSGDPLYGPGGVPLPGTTSRPGEGGFLLHSHRLQLEHPSTGEPLFLEAPPPMPLRRSRDSGS